The following coding sequences are from one Beggiatoa alba B18LD window:
- a CDS encoding diguanylate cyclase domain-containing protein, whose translation MLQDHLPNLVRLLEELSRLREEVQILQQENDDLELLLETIVCHSDNIEDILARRAKSVLQDKRDLELLLETTTEHSDAVTDALKHQARAVAQEGERKLAQFLEAVPVGVFVVDAQNKPYYANAMARQLLEGNTMLADAQGQFNYIQNLVTQILDYKSYFPKSHAKSLHLEFKQDSSFLGTDFFQGYRANAQQVPVPYPHAEQPLLLALQGEQVHIDDLEIQLADGLLPLEVWATPIFNEKQEILYAIAVFQDISQRKLAEAERIRLAQEREAKDAALRMNALLAQEIQERRKAEAELAKANQELQRLASLDGLTQLANRRRFDEYLDQEWRRATRDNSPLSLILCDVDYFKPYNDNYGHQAGDECLQQVAKAMSQAVKRPADLVARYGGEEFAVILPNTDTEGAKTVAVNIADAVKALQLPHRASQVQPFVTLSIGIANVYPNRHLSMLLLIKTADEALYQAKETGRNRIVIQLMNDTVE comes from the coding sequence GTGTTGCAAGACCATTTGCCCAACCTTGTCCGCTTACTTGAAGAACTTTCTCGTTTACGTGAGGAAGTTCAGATTTTACAGCAGGAAAACGATGATTTAGAGCTATTGCTAGAAACTATCGTTTGTCATTCTGATAATATCGAGGATATCTTAGCCCGTCGTGCTAAAAGTGTTTTACAAGATAAACGGGATTTAGAACTTTTACTCGAAACCACCACGGAACATTCAGATGCAGTAACTGACGCACTAAAGCATCAAGCGCGTGCAGTTGCGCAGGAAGGTGAACGTAAACTCGCGCAGTTTTTAGAAGCAGTTCCTGTCGGCGTATTTGTCGTGGATGCGCAGAATAAGCCTTATTACGCCAACGCAATGGCACGCCAGTTATTAGAAGGCAATACCATGTTAGCGGATGCACAGGGACAATTTAATTATATTCAAAACCTTGTAACACAAATATTGGATTATAAAAGTTATTTTCCTAAATCTCATGCTAAATCGTTACATTTAGAGTTTAAACAAGATTCTAGTTTTTTAGGAACAGACTTTTTTCAAGGATACCGCGCAAACGCGCAACAAGTTCCAGTTCCCTATCCTCACGCTGAACAGCCTTTACTCCTCGCGTTGCAGGGTGAACAGGTACATATTGACGATTTAGAAATTCAATTAGCAGATGGTTTATTGCCTTTAGAAGTGTGGGCAACGCCTATTTTTAATGAAAAACAGGAAATTTTATATGCCATTGCTGTTTTTCAAGATATTAGCCAACGCAAATTAGCTGAGGCGGAGCGTATTCGTTTAGCCCAAGAGCGTGAGGCGAAGGATGCCGCATTGCGTATGAATGCATTGCTCGCGCAGGAAATTCAAGAGCGACGCAAAGCAGAAGCAGAATTAGCAAAAGCTAATCAAGAATTGCAACGGCTCGCCAGTTTAGATGGGTTAACGCAATTAGCAAATCGACGGCGTTTTGATGAGTATTTAGATCAAGAATGGCGACGAGCAACTCGAGATAATTCACCGTTATCATTGATTTTATGTGATGTAGATTACTTTAAACCTTATAACGATAATTACGGACATCAGGCAGGCGATGAATGTTTGCAACAGGTTGCTAAAGCCATGAGTCAGGCTGTTAAACGTCCTGCTGATTTAGTCGCTCGTTATGGGGGGGAAGAGTTTGCCGTGATTTTGCCGAATACAGATACTGAAGGGGCAAAAACGGTTGCGGTGAATATCGCTGATGCGGTGAAAGCCTTGCAATTGCCACATCGGGCTTCTCAAGTGCAACCTTTTGTTACCTTAAGTATTGGTATTGCAAATGTTTATCCGAATCGTCATTTATCGATGTTGTTGCTGATTAAAACAGCGGATGAGGCGTTATATCAGGCGAAAGAGACAGGACGAAATCGAATTGTTATTCAATTGATGAACGATACAGTGGAATAG
- a CDS encoding deoxyguanosinetriphosphate triphosphohydrolase, protein MIFNKGSLASYAAHENLSLGRQHLEAASQYRSEYQRDRDRIIHSAAFRRLEYKTQVFVNHEGDLFRTRLTHSLEVAQLSRTVARCLELNEDLTEAIALAHDIGHTPFGHAGQDALNYCMKPFGGFEHNLQALRIVDELEDHYPAFRGLNLTFEVREGILKHCSSRQAKLLGNVASRFLHEPYTQPSLEAQVANLCDEIAYNNHDIDDALRANLVTVQQLREQRLFNDHYTDTMMQWSSLSQRRIIHETIRRMIGEQIANLIETSSTQLETLQPKNIDEVRAREESMLTMSAGMYEKHLELKQFLRKQMYQHYRVQRMAFKARRVIDGLFEAFNNDARLLPHTVQLEVQRLQEISGNDAGRARAVADYIAGMTDRYAIAEYQRLYNPIELP, encoded by the coding sequence ATGATATTTAATAAAGGTTCTCTGGCTAGTTACGCGGCACATGAAAACCTTTCATTGGGACGACAACATCTTGAAGCAGCTTCACAATATCGTAGTGAATACCAACGTGATAGAGATAGAATTATTCATTCTGCTGCTTTTCGACGCTTAGAATATAAAACCCAAGTTTTTGTCAATCACGAAGGCGACTTATTTCGTACCCGTCTAACCCATTCCCTCGAAGTTGCACAACTGAGCCGTACCGTTGCCCGCTGTTTGGAACTGAATGAAGACTTAACCGAAGCCATTGCCCTTGCGCATGATATTGGTCATACCCCGTTTGGACATGCAGGACAAGACGCATTAAATTACTGTATGAAACCATTCGGCGGGTTTGAACATAATTTACAAGCCCTACGAATTGTTGATGAATTAGAAGACCACTATCCCGCTTTTCGTGGCTTAAATCTCACCTTTGAAGTACGCGAAGGGATTCTAAAACATTGCTCGTCCAGACAAGCAAAACTCTTAGGCAATGTCGCCTCACGCTTTCTGCATGAACCCTACACCCAACCCAGTTTAGAGGCACAAGTCGCAAATTTATGCGATGAAATTGCTTACAACAATCATGATATTGATGACGCATTACGGGCAAATTTAGTCACCGTGCAACAATTGCGGGAACAACGTTTATTTAATGACCATTACACAGATACCATGATGCAATGGTCATCCTTATCACAACGGCGCATTATTCATGAAACCATACGCCGTATGATAGGGGAACAAATTGCAAATCTGATTGAAACCAGCTCGACGCAATTAGAAACTTTACAACCAAAAAATATCGATGAAGTGAGAGCACGTGAAGAATCTATGCTCACCATGAGCGCGGGCATGTATGAAAAACACTTAGAATTAAAACAATTTTTACGTAAGCAAATGTATCAACATTATCGTGTGCAACGCATGGCATTTAAAGCCCGTCGCGTTATCGATGGCTTATTTGAAGCCTTTAATAATGATGCACGTTTATTGCCCCACACCGTACAATTAGAAGTACAACGCTTACAAGAAATATCTGGCAATGACGCAGGACGCGCCCGCGCAGTAGCAGATTACATTGCAGGCATGACCGACCGCTATGCCATTGCAGAATATCAACGGTTATATAACCCAATAGAATTACCGTAA
- the aroB gene encoding 3-dehydroquinate synthase: MKTVTVNLGERSYPIFIGQGLLGNPEFVQPYIQGKQVMIVSNETVSPLYLEKILPAFQGLNIEAVILPDGEQYKTLEVLNQIFDGLLGAKFDRQATLVALGGGVVGDMTGFAAACYQRGVEFIQIPTTLLAQVDSSVGGKTGVNHALGKNMIGAFHQPQCVIVDTDTLNTLPDRELSAGLAEVIKYGLIDDLEFLDWLETNIDALIKRDPEALNYAIARSCQNKARIVSLDEKESGVRALLNLGHTFGHAIETGMGYGTYLHGEAIAVGMVLAAQLSQAMDWLSQEDVQRVVRLLKRCHLPTTIPSTMTADDMWQRMQVDKKARDGKVRLVLMQKLGLSLLTDQYDLTQLHQVLTLGQQEMTT; encoded by the coding sequence ATGAAAACAGTAACCGTTAATTTAGGTGAGCGCAGCTACCCGATTTTTATTGGACAAGGTTTATTAGGCAATCCTGAATTTGTTCAGCCTTATATTCAAGGTAAACAAGTGATGATAGTCAGCAATGAAACTGTCTCACCGTTATACCTAGAAAAAATTCTCCCTGCCTTTCAAGGGCTGAATATTGAAGCAGTGATATTACCTGATGGTGAACAATACAAAACCTTAGAGGTTTTAAATCAAATCTTTGATGGCTTACTGGGCGCGAAATTTGACCGTCAAGCGACACTGGTCGCGCTTGGTGGTGGCGTGGTTGGCGATATGACAGGCTTTGCTGCCGCCTGCTATCAACGCGGTGTTGAGTTTATTCAAATCCCAACGACATTATTGGCTCAAGTTGATTCTTCTGTTGGTGGAAAAACAGGGGTTAATCATGCATTAGGTAAAAACATGATTGGCGCGTTTCACCAACCGCAATGCGTCATTGTTGATACCGACACGCTAAACACCCTCCCCGACCGCGAATTAAGCGCAGGACTGGCAGAAGTTATTAAATACGGTTTAATTGACGACTTAGAATTTTTAGACTGGTTAGAAACCAATATCGATGCACTCATAAAACGCGACCCAGAAGCCCTAAATTATGCGATTGCCCGCTCTTGTCAAAACAAAGCCCGCATTGTCAGCCTAGACGAAAAAGAATCAGGTGTTCGCGCACTTTTAAACTTAGGACACACCTTTGGTCATGCCATAGAAACAGGTATGGGCTACGGGACTTATTTACACGGCGAAGCGATAGCAGTCGGCATGGTATTAGCGGCACAACTTTCACAAGCCATGGATTGGCTCAGTCAAGAAGACGTGCAACGGGTTGTCCGTCTGCTTAAACGCTGTCATCTCCCGACCACCATTCCAAGCACAATGACGGCTGACGATATGTGGCAACGGATGCAAGTTGATAAAAAAGCCCGTGATGGCAAAGTCCGCCTAGTCTTAATGCAAAAATTGGGATTATCTTTACTGACCGATCAATACGACCTTACCCAATTACATCAAGTGCTTACCTTAGGTCAGCAGGAGATGACAACATGA
- a CDS encoding sulfate ABC transporter substrate-binding protein, with the protein MSFKKIISSLLMGLSLSISVPAAEITLLNVSYDPTRELYQAFNPAFAKYWQAKTGDTVTINQSHGGSGKQARAVIDGLEADIVTLALAYDIDVIAGKGLLATDWQKKLANNSSPYTSTIVFLVRKGNPKGIKDWDDLIKEGVSVITPNPKTSGGARWNYLAAWGYALKKFGNDEAKAQEFVAQLFRHVPVLDTGARGATNTFAQRGIGDVLLAWENEAYLVLKESKDFEIVTPSLSILAEPPVAVVDKVVKRRGTEKVAQAYLAFLYTEEGQEIAAQNFYRPSVSSVAERHKDKFAHVELFTIDELFGGWSKAQTTHFQDGGVFDKIYQVK; encoded by the coding sequence ATGTCATTCAAAAAAATCATTTCCTCTTTATTAATGGGTCTCAGTCTCTCGATTTCTGTTCCTGCAGCAGAAATTACTTTGTTGAATGTTTCTTATGACCCTACCCGCGAACTCTATCAAGCATTTAACCCTGCGTTTGCTAAATATTGGCAGGCGAAAACAGGGGATACCGTTACGATTAATCAATCTCATGGCGGTTCTGGTAAACAAGCACGGGCGGTGATTGATGGCTTAGAAGCGGATATCGTGACCCTTGCATTAGCTTACGATATCGACGTGATTGCTGGGAAAGGCTTATTAGCCACAGATTGGCAAAAGAAATTAGCGAATAATAGTAGCCCTTATACTTCTACTATCGTTTTTTTAGTGCGTAAAGGTAATCCTAAAGGGATTAAAGACTGGGATGATTTAATTAAAGAAGGCGTTTCTGTGATTACGCCAAATCCAAAAACTTCGGGCGGGGCGCGTTGGAATTATCTCGCTGCGTGGGGCTACGCGCTGAAAAAATTCGGCAATGATGAGGCAAAAGCGCAAGAATTTGTCGCGCAATTGTTCCGTCATGTGCCTGTGTTAGATACAGGCGCACGGGGCGCGACAAATACCTTTGCGCAACGTGGTATCGGTGATGTTTTGTTAGCTTGGGAAAATGAGGCGTATTTAGTTTTAAAAGAATCAAAAGATTTTGAAATTGTGACACCCTCACTCAGTATTTTGGCAGAACCGCCCGTTGCGGTTGTCGACAAAGTGGTTAAACGTCGAGGGACTGAAAAAGTAGCACAAGCCTACTTAGCATTTTTATATACCGAAGAAGGACAAGAAATCGCCGCGCAAAACTTCTACCGTCCCAGCGTATCTAGCGTTGCAGAACGACACAAAGATAAATTTGCCCATGTTGAACTATTCACCATCGATGAATTATTCGGTGGCTGGTCAAAAGCACAAACGACACATTTCCAAGATGGCGGTGTGTTCGACAAAATCTATCAGGTGAAGTAA
- a CDS encoding NAD(P)H-quinone oxidoreductase, giving the protein MAASLTHLMNYIKVKSAGSADELILARDAIPQPKTGEVLIKVVAAGVNRPDVLQRQGLYPPPAGASSVLGLEVSGIIVAVGETVSPQWLNKPVCALLNGGGYAEYCTAAVELCLPIPDGMDFISAAALPETFFTVWTNVFERAKLQSGETFLVHGGSSGIGTTAIQLAKSFGATVIATAGNEGKCQVCRELGAHHAINYRTTDFVDVVKRVTHGQGVNVILDMVGGDYITRNLKALALEGRLVQIAFLTGSQLNLDLMPIMMKRLTLTGSTLRARSVTQKAQIAQALLQNVWALLVKGQVKPIIYKTFLLAQAAEAHRLMESNEHIGKIVLQME; this is encoded by the coding sequence ATGGCTGCCTCTCTCACGCATTTAATGAATTACATCAAAGTAAAATCCGCAGGTAGTGCTGATGAATTAATCTTAGCGCGAGATGCGATTCCACAACCGAAAACAGGCGAAGTACTGATTAAAGTTGTCGCAGCGGGGGTTAATCGCCCCGATGTCTTACAGCGTCAAGGCTTATACCCACCACCAGCGGGCGCATCGTCAGTGCTTGGTTTAGAAGTATCGGGGATAATTGTTGCTGTTGGCGAAACAGTAAGCCCACAATGGTTAAATAAACCTGTTTGCGCACTACTTAATGGGGGCGGTTACGCTGAATATTGCACAGCAGCCGTCGAATTGTGTTTACCCATTCCTGACGGTATGGATTTTATCAGTGCAGCCGCTTTACCTGAAACTTTTTTCACTGTTTGGACGAATGTTTTTGAACGGGCAAAATTACAATCGGGAGAAACGTTTTTAGTACATGGTGGTTCAAGTGGCATAGGAACAACCGCAATTCAATTGGCTAAAAGCTTTGGTGCAACCGTGATTGCAACCGCAGGTAATGAGGGAAAATGCCAAGTTTGCCGCGAATTAGGTGCACATCATGCGATTAATTATCGCACAACGGATTTTGTTGACGTTGTTAAACGTGTTACTCATGGACAAGGGGTTAATGTCATTTTAGACATGGTCGGAGGGGATTATATTACCCGCAATTTAAAAGCGTTAGCGTTAGAAGGACGATTAGTGCAAATTGCATTTTTAACAGGAAGCCAGTTAAACCTTGATTTAATGCCCATCATGATGAAGCGTTTAACCTTAACAGGCTCTACATTGCGTGCTCGTAGCGTGACGCAAAAAGCGCAAATTGCACAGGCTTTATTACAAAACGTTTGGGCATTATTGGTAAAAGGGCAAGTTAAACCCATTATTTATAAAACGTTTTTACTAGCTCAAGCAGCCGAGGCGCATCGTTTAATGGAAAGTAATGAGCATATTGGCAAAATTGTTTTGCAGATGGAATAA
- a CDS encoding AAA family ATPase — MMDANAFKTLRQQLGQQVIGQHHLINSMLIALLSDGHILVEGMPGLAKTTAVKSLATAIEGEFHRIQFTPDLLPADLVGTDIYQQETGEFTFRAGPLFHHVLLADEINRAPPKVQSALLEAMAERQITVGQTTYPLPKLFMVLATQNPIEHEGTYTLPEAQLDRFLLYVKVSYPSREEELAILALHEPNTPPTENLPNTTPSYHLSQADVLAAREAVGQVYIDPRLKEYIVDIIRASRAPAAYDKDLQRWQRFGASPRASIALVRCARAYAWLSGESHVTPQHIQTVLPDILRHRLLLSFEAEADAISPDIFIERLLRVVGVP; from the coding sequence ATGATGGATGCAAACGCATTTAAAACCCTACGCCAGCAATTAGGACAGCAGGTTATCGGACAACATCATTTGATTAACAGCATGTTAATCGCGTTACTCAGTGACGGACATATTTTAGTTGAAGGAATGCCAGGGCTTGCAAAAACAACCGCTGTGAAAAGTTTAGCGACAGCTATCGAGGGAGAATTTCATCGGATTCAATTCACCCCTGATTTACTACCCGCCGACCTAGTTGGAACAGATATTTATCAACAAGAAACGGGCGAATTTACCTTTCGTGCAGGCCCTTTATTTCATCATGTTTTACTGGCGGATGAAATCAACCGCGCCCCCCCAAAAGTACAATCCGCATTGCTTGAAGCGATGGCAGAACGTCAAATTACAGTCGGACAAACAACTTACCCATTGCCCAAATTGTTCATGGTCTTAGCCACCCAAAACCCCATTGAACACGAAGGGACTTATACACTACCTGAAGCCCAACTCGACCGCTTTTTACTCTACGTAAAAGTCAGCTATCCCAGCCGTGAAGAAGAATTAGCCATCCTAGCATTACACGAACCCAACACGCCCCCCACAGAAAATTTACCCAACACCACACCCAGCTATCATTTAAGTCAAGCCGATGTACTTGCCGCACGTGAAGCAGTAGGACAAGTGTATATAGACCCCCGTTTAAAAGAATATATTGTCGACATTATCCGTGCTAGTCGTGCTCCTGCTGCTTATGACAAAGATTTGCAACGTTGGCAACGATTTGGCGCATCTCCACGGGCAAGTATCGCGCTGGTACGCTGTGCACGGGCTTACGCATGGCTATCAGGTGAGTCCCATGTAACCCCACAACATATACAAACCGTCTTACCCGATATATTACGACATCGCTTATTACTATCTTTTGAAGCAGAAGCCGATGCCATTTCGCCCGATATATTTATTGAACGTTTATTACGTGTTGTTGGCGTGCCGTAA